Below is a genomic region from Prunus persica cultivar Lovell chromosome G3, Prunus_persica_NCBIv2, whole genome shotgun sequence.
aaatttggatcgggtcctatCACCCTATGCCTCTCCCATTTCATCTTTGTTTTCTACATCAGGGCTTTAATTCCACCTCTCTTGGTACAAAGTTCAAGTCTCCTTGTTGTACTGCATAAGCTgaacccttttgttttttttttttgggcgatgcttatttttttttaatttatgtttccatttaaaatctCAAAATATATAGCAATGTCACTTTCCAACCTACACATGCAGTTTCATGAGAAGGTTAAATTTACAATATTTGATTTGAGTAAAATGCCTAAACTCTTAAAGCCCCCCCCCAAAGAAATCAAACTGAAGGCTATACAATTTCTGGTTACAAAAAgatctttcaaaaaaaaaaaaaaaaatcaatcaaggcCCATCGTCACCATCCTTAATCAAATTGCAAATATCTGAGCACTCCACCAAACTGcaagaaatccaatttctcaaAGAATCAGAAACAGAATTGAGAATTCAGAGTTGCAACTCaagtaaaatattaatattatgtcAACAATGCAAGGAAACTATTATgccaaaatagaaagaaaacacaaataaGAGAAGCTCTGCTTCTCAAGTGACATTTGGGGTAAGAACAAAACTACATATCTGTGGCCATTGGCTTCTCAGAAGAATGATCAAGCAGCATGTTGCATATACAAGGAAAAATTCAATGGTTGTGCATCAACTTGGCTTGTAATGgatttttgaataaatatctCTATATGTATTGAAGTGATGCTAATGAGAATAGTATTGTTGAGTGCCAAGCATTTAAAGACAGCAAGCAACTGAAGTGAAGGGCATATAAGTCTATAAAAACTTGCTTATGTTTTGTAAGctgaaaaaagagaggagcAAGTACCAATATTGACGACTTCTGAATCCTTGCTTGAAAACAACCAGAGGCCTGCAGCATCAAAACACAAAATGGTAACTCAAAATAACGCAAAtgcaatggaaaatgattataatatatttgtatCTATACCTTCTGACATTGAAGGGGCCTTCACCAGGTGAGCCATCACCTCCTCTGATGCAAGTGGTGACACACTTGATAGTGCAAGACTCTGCCTTTCTTGATTTTGGTCTTTGAATTCTTGCCTTCTTGCAATCTGTGGGCAAAGCACACTCACCAGATAGAGTCTGGGGTATGTTGGAGAGAGTCTCGGAATTCTCAGGAGACTCCATTGCTGCTGAAGCTGAAGTTATCACTGCAGCAGCTGCAAGCAAGCCTGCAGTTGCTAAGAGAATGCTTCTGCTTCTGCCGGTGCTGGTGCTGTTGGTGCTGGTGGTGGCTCTGGTGAGATGACAAGTGCTTCTTCTGAATCTGAGGTTGATGTCATTTGCTATATTAATCTTGTTGGTGCTAATGTTGACTTGTCCTCCAAAGGGCTGTGGGATTTTATGGACAAGGGTTGGAGTTTTTGGGCCATAAATTAGCATATTAAGTGCTATGATTCTGAAACCTGTTTTTCTGGTAGGCTCATTTCAGAGGAAGAGAATGTAACTGACTGTTGGAGGAgcgagggagagagagagccttCTCTCTCAGATTTTCCTTATCCCTTCGGTCTCTGTGAGATGGGGCTGTGCCAAGACTCTCATTTCTGTGCTGATCTACGTGTCAACTCTTGTGGCCTCAACAAGATATGTGTTCATGTGAGAAACAAGTAGTGTTTATTAGTACTTGGAATTAGGGTGCTCTTACCGTTTTGATTTTGGGATTAATTACCATTGGAATTTAAATTTAACATATCTTGGACttaatatagaaaaaaattgatagtGATTTTTGTCACGTGTAGTTTGCAGGTGATTGTAAATTAGTGTctaattgtaaaaaaaaatgtggatataaagcccttttttttttttttttttttgggttgacaATTTGATATTCTATTCGATTGTAAATTAGTGTCCTTATCTATATATTTTATCATTCATTTATAGTTcagattcaaaacaaaaaacaaattaaaatcaatacaTATTCTTCTTAATCTTCGTTGGTGTATTCTTTTAAGGTGGAGAAAGTGGTTGACCCACTACTTGCTGGCTGCATGAGAAAACATGAAGTTTTTAACTTTCATTTACCTCAAATCATTCACTGTTTACTTCTATCTTTGTGTCTTGTCACCATTAATCAGAACCTGAGCTTTCTAAGCATGTAATTGTAGTGCTTGTTATTTACACTTTTGACTTGATTCATGACAATGAAAAATTCACACCCATCGGGGCATCGACATACGAATTTTACAGCAAGAAAATGTTCACGAGAGCTATAGAAAGACAATTGCCTGTATCTGGGTTGCGAAGATAAAAAGATATGCTTTATATGCAGCTTTACAAATGTACTCTTATCTTACTAACATACATCATCCATGCTCAGCATGATCAGGTATTCTTCTCTAGAACCGACAGTGCCGGTGTCAGATAGTTATTGGCTTTGTCAGGCAAATGTGCTACCTGCAGAGGGAATAGACGTGAGAATCCAAGTGGTTACAAGTTTACATACACAAAAAGGGACatgtatttctttttcatatacAGAATCTGATGATTGATTTTTAATGGTCCTTACCAGCTCATAAAGTTCCTTCCCTTGATCGGCAATGTATTCATAGCATACCTAGAAAATTAGA
It encodes:
- the LOC18783866 gene encoding uncharacterized protein LOC18783866 → MLIYGPKTPTLVHKIPQPFGGQVNISTNKINIANDINLRFRRSTCHLTRATTSTNSTSTGRSRSILLATAGLLAAAAVITSASAAMESPENSETLSNIPQTLSGECALPTDCKKARIQRPKSRKAESCTIKCVTTCIRGGDGSPGEGPFNVRRPLVVFKQGFRSRQYCLVECSDICNLIKDGDDGP